Proteins encoded together in one Prosthecobacter debontii window:
- a CDS encoding DUF1501 domain-containing protein, with translation MNLFSRRTLDRSQPNRRDFMVQSTCAGLGITSAVNTLAHLQLVGTSAAQSAGNDYKALVCIFLNGGCDTNNLLLPIAGTARTHYESGRGIPQYIDASKGGVAIPLEDITAAGTQISPLNAVGTYEHAAGYIGQDGSGNRMAVHPGAYHLKTLFDAEELCFISNVGVLTQPNVTRANFSALPISQKPPQLFSHSDQQTQWQSSIPDKPFKSGWGGRLADLLDGIHNTDPNALSMMVSVNGFNSFQVGVQQQPYVMGSSGVTSFSGFGTNYTNGLLTLGQQPYTGYNAFANPGTANSNYKNSNAGWRLAALEQMLGMSHASLFDQGYANVAKSARVTEGLVGGALSITANGSATTLDSHFVNAFAGTGIDGLTNNFAQQMRMVARLIVGNSALNNKRQIFFVQLGGWDTHTSQIPVLNNVARTDQSYYSLMLQLSCAMKGFRDSIQGAGMWDNVTAFTASDFTRTFTPNKTDATGGSDHGWGGHMMVMGGAVRGKRIFGTYPDLTVNGGIDVQGNRGRWIPSTSVDQYAAVLAKWFGVGPDQLSAIFPNLSRFTDPFTPAAKLEFMDAVA, from the coding sequence ATGAATCTTTTTTCCCGTAGGACTCTGGATCGCAGCCAGCCCAACCGTCGTGACTTCATGGTGCAGAGCACCTGTGCGGGGCTCGGCATCACCAGCGCTGTGAATACCCTGGCCCATCTTCAGTTGGTGGGCACCTCGGCGGCTCAGTCCGCAGGGAATGATTATAAGGCCTTGGTGTGCATTTTCCTCAATGGCGGCTGTGATACGAATAACCTCCTGTTACCCATCGCAGGCACCGCACGGACCCACTATGAAAGCGGGCGCGGCATCCCTCAATACATCGATGCCAGTAAAGGGGGCGTCGCCATCCCTCTGGAGGACATCACGGCCGCAGGCACCCAGATCAGTCCGTTGAATGCCGTCGGCACCTATGAGCATGCAGCGGGTTACATCGGCCAAGATGGCAGTGGCAATCGCATGGCCGTGCATCCGGGGGCGTATCATCTCAAGACCTTGTTTGATGCTGAAGAGCTCTGCTTCATTTCCAATGTCGGCGTGCTCACGCAGCCGAATGTGACCCGGGCTAACTTTAGCGCGTTACCCATCTCGCAGAAGCCGCCGCAGTTGTTCTCCCACTCAGATCAGCAGACGCAGTGGCAGTCCTCCATCCCGGACAAGCCCTTCAAAAGCGGCTGGGGTGGGCGCTTGGCGGATCTGCTGGATGGCATCCACAATACAGACCCCAATGCGCTGTCCATGATGGTGTCTGTGAATGGCTTCAATAGCTTTCAGGTGGGCGTGCAGCAGCAGCCTTATGTCATGGGCTCATCGGGGGTGACATCGTTTTCTGGATTCGGCACCAACTACACCAACGGCCTCCTCACCTTGGGGCAGCAGCCTTACACGGGTTACAATGCCTTTGCCAATCCCGGCACCGCCAACTCGAACTACAAGAACAGCAATGCCGGCTGGCGCTTGGCGGCTCTGGAGCAGATGCTGGGCATGTCCCACGCCAGCTTGTTCGATCAAGGTTACGCCAATGTGGCCAAGAGCGCACGTGTGACGGAAGGGCTGGTGGGAGGCGCGCTCAGCATCACCGCCAATGGCTCGGCGACCACCCTGGACTCCCATTTCGTCAATGCCTTTGCAGGCACAGGCATCGATGGCCTAACCAATAACTTTGCACAACAGATGCGCATGGTAGCCCGGTTGATCGTGGGAAACTCCGCCCTCAATAACAAACGCCAGATCTTCTTCGTGCAGCTTGGCGGTTGGGATACGCATACCTCCCAGATCCCGGTGCTGAACAATGTGGCGCGCACGGATCAGAGCTACTACAGCCTGATGCTCCAGCTCTCCTGCGCCATGAAGGGCTTCCGGGATAGCATTCAGGGAGCTGGGATGTGGGACAACGTGACGGCCTTTACCGCCTCGGATTTCACCCGCACCTTTACGCCGAATAAAACGGACGCCACCGGTGGCTCAGATCACGGTTGGGGTGGGCACATGATGGTGATGGGCGGTGCGGTGCGTGGTAAGCGCATCTTTGGCACTTATCCAGATTTGACCGTCAATGGTGGCATTGATGTGCAGGGGAACCGCGGGCGCTGGATTCCCTCCACCTCGGTGGATCAATATGCGGCGGTCTTGGCCAAGTGGTTCGGCGTCGGCCCAGATCAATTGAGTGCGATCTTCCCCAATCTCTCGCGCTTTACCGATCCCTTCACTCCGGCGGCGAAGCTTGAGTTTATGGACGCGGTGGCTTGA
- the proS gene encoding proline--tRNA ligase, which yields MSQAPAISPTREKDFPEWYQQVVRAADMAENSEVRGCMVIKPWGYGLWENIQRQLDVKFKETGHVNAYFPLLIPLSYLEKEAEHAEGFATECAVVTHHRLEAQKQPDGTTKMIPTGKLEEPFVIRPTSETIIGAAFARWVQSYRDLPLLINQWANVMRWEMRPRLFLRTAEFLWQEGHTAHETFEEAMDETKLMHKVYADFMRNHLALPVIPGEKTENERFPGAVNTFTVEAMVQDRKAIQAGTSHYLGQNFAKAANIQFLGRDNTRQFAHTTSWGVSTRMIGTLIMAHGDDDGVIIPPRVAPSQIVILPVTPKPDTRQEVIDSCEALAKTLRAQTFHGEPLRVHVDKRDLQGGAKNWEWIKKGVPLRIEIGPRDITSRSVAVCRRDQGPKAKEFMGKEDFLQNVTELLQEIQDALLARATAMRDSNMKKLDTLEEFKAFFAEGAPGGFALMHWAGSNDEEDQIAKDMKVTIRCVPLSDEFAEEGKCFLTGKPSQRRVVFARSY from the coding sequence ATGAGCCAAGCCCCTGCTATCTCCCCCACCCGCGAAAAAGATTTCCCTGAGTGGTATCAGCAAGTCGTCCGTGCCGCCGACATGGCGGAAAACTCCGAAGTGCGCGGATGCATGGTGATCAAGCCGTGGGGCTATGGCCTGTGGGAAAACATTCAGCGCCAGCTCGATGTCAAATTCAAGGAGACCGGGCACGTCAATGCCTACTTCCCCCTGCTCATCCCCCTGAGCTATCTGGAAAAAGAAGCCGAACACGCCGAAGGCTTTGCCACCGAGTGTGCCGTGGTCACCCACCACCGCCTGGAGGCGCAAAAGCAGCCCGATGGCACCACCAAGATGATCCCCACAGGCAAGCTGGAGGAGCCTTTCGTCATCCGCCCCACCTCGGAAACTATCATCGGCGCCGCTTTTGCCCGCTGGGTGCAGAGCTATCGCGACCTGCCCCTGCTGATCAATCAGTGGGCCAACGTGATGCGCTGGGAGATGCGCCCTCGCTTGTTCCTGCGCACCGCCGAATTCCTCTGGCAGGAAGGCCACACCGCCCATGAGACCTTTGAAGAGGCCATGGATGAGACCAAGCTCATGCACAAGGTGTATGCCGACTTCATGCGCAATCACCTAGCCCTGCCGGTGATCCCTGGGGAGAAGACTGAGAACGAGCGTTTCCCCGGTGCCGTGAATACCTTCACGGTCGAAGCCATGGTGCAGGATCGTAAAGCCATCCAGGCCGGCACCAGCCACTACCTGGGCCAAAACTTCGCCAAAGCCGCGAACATCCAGTTCCTGGGTCGTGACAACACGCGTCAGTTTGCCCACACCACCAGCTGGGGTGTGAGCACCCGCATGATCGGCACCCTCATCATGGCCCATGGGGATGACGATGGCGTCATCATCCCACCGCGTGTGGCCCCGAGCCAGATCGTCATCCTGCCAGTGACGCCCAAGCCTGACACCCGCCAGGAGGTCATCGACTCCTGCGAAGCCCTCGCCAAGACGCTACGCGCCCAGACCTTCCACGGCGAGCCGCTGCGCGTGCATGTGGATAAGCGCGATCTGCAAGGCGGTGCTAAGAACTGGGAATGGATCAAGAAAGGGGTGCCTCTGCGCATCGAGATCGGTCCGCGTGACATCACCAGCCGCAGTGTCGCCGTCTGTCGCCGAGACCAAGGCCCGAAAGCCAAGGAGTTCATGGGCAAGGAGGACTTCCTCCAGAACGTGACCGAACTGCTCCAGGAGATTCAGGATGCGCTGCTGGCCCGCGCCACAGCCATGCGTGACTCCAACATGAAGAAGCTGGACACGCTGGAGGAATTCAAAGCCTTCTTTGCCGAAGGAGCCCCCGGCGGCTTCGCCCTCATGCACTGGGCGGGCAGCAACGACGAGGAAGACCAGATCGCCAAAGACATGAAGGTGACCATCCGCTGCGTGCCGCTGAGCGACGAGTTCGCGGAAGAAGGCAAATGCTTCCTGACTGGCAAACCCAGCCAGCGCCGCGTCGTCTTCGCCCGCAGCTATTGA
- a CDS encoding dipeptidase, producing the protein MLTFDAHLDLSLNALEYNRDLRLPVHEIRRREEGMTDMKGRALGTTAFPEMRKTEMGLCVATQLAGCMVGPRPMANWMSSEQAYAQTQGQLAWYRAMEEEGHMRQITDRAGLEAMISLWTDGTPNDDKPIGYILSLEGADSIRSVEHLERHWEQGLRAMGPAHYGVCKYALGHDQVGGLPKGGKELIQEMDRLGMILDVTHLSDGCFWEALEIFQGTIWASHSNCRSLVPDVRQFSDEQIKALIERGAVLGAALDAWMMIPGWVRGQTTPQETGLKLEVICDHIDHICQLAGNAQHSGIGTDLDGGYGIEQTPEDLDTIADLARIPAMLEKRGYSQTDIEGIMSGNFLRLLRQAWA; encoded by the coding sequence ATGCTCACCTTCGACGCCCATCTCGACCTCAGTCTCAATGCTCTGGAATACAATCGCGATCTGCGCCTGCCGGTGCATGAGATCCGCCGTCGCGAAGAAGGCATGACGGATATGAAAGGCCGCGCGCTAGGCACCACGGCTTTTCCAGAAATGCGAAAGACAGAGATGGGCCTGTGTGTGGCCACCCAGCTGGCCGGTTGCATGGTGGGTCCGCGCCCCATGGCCAACTGGATGTCCTCCGAGCAAGCCTATGCGCAGACCCAGGGCCAGCTCGCCTGGTATCGCGCCATGGAGGAGGAGGGACACATGCGCCAGATCACGGATCGGGCAGGCCTGGAGGCCATGATCAGCCTGTGGACGGATGGCACCCCGAATGACGATAAACCCATCGGCTACATCCTCAGCCTGGAAGGGGCCGACAGCATCCGCAGCGTGGAGCACCTGGAGCGGCATTGGGAGCAGGGCCTGCGTGCCATGGGCCCCGCACACTATGGTGTGTGCAAATACGCCCTGGGTCATGATCAAGTCGGCGGCCTGCCCAAAGGCGGCAAGGAACTCATCCAGGAGATGGACCGCCTGGGCATGATCCTGGATGTGACCCACCTCTCCGACGGTTGTTTCTGGGAGGCTCTGGAGATCTTCCAAGGCACGATCTGGGCCAGCCACAGCAACTGCCGCTCCCTGGTGCCCGACGTGCGCCAGTTCAGCGATGAACAGATCAAAGCCCTGATCGAACGCGGAGCCGTGCTCGGGGCCGCCCTGGATGCCTGGATGATGATACCCGGCTGGGTGCGTGGGCAAACCACCCCGCAGGAGACCGGCCTGAAGCTGGAAGTTATCTGCGATCACATCGACCACATCTGCCAGCTCGCAGGTAATGCCCAGCACAGCGGCATCGGCACCGATCTCGACGGCGGCTACGGCATCGAACAAACCCCGGAGGACCTCGACACCATCGCCGATCTCGCCCGCATCCCCGCCATGCTGGAGAAACGCGGCTACAGCCAGACCGATATCGAAGGCATCATGAGCGGAAACTTCCTGCGCCTGCTGCGGCAGGCCTGGGCGTGA
- the panB gene encoding 3-methyl-2-oxobutanoate hydroxymethyltransferase, whose product MLNSLSDLTLKKQAGERVSVLTAYDYPMARLLDEAGVDLLLVGDSLGMVVLGMPDTTGVTMEIMCHHIRAVRRGVKRVPVIGDLPFHAYETPAQALANARLLIEAGADAVKLEGGAAFIPQVRAIVEAGIPFVGHIGMLPQSVKEEGGYKKKGKTPAQAEQLLADALALDAAGACAIVLESVVADVAAEITRQIKATTIGIGAGKETDAQVLVTPDLIGAFPWFCPPFAIPRANVAGEIQRAVKEWMEAIQ is encoded by the coding sequence ATGTTAAATTCTCTTTCTGATCTGACGCTGAAGAAGCAAGCTGGTGAACGTGTGAGCGTGCTCACGGCTTACGATTACCCCATGGCCCGTCTGCTGGATGAGGCGGGGGTGGATCTCTTGCTGGTGGGAGATTCTCTGGGCATGGTGGTACTGGGCATGCCGGATACTACGGGAGTGACGATGGAGATCATGTGCCATCACATCCGCGCCGTGCGGCGTGGGGTGAAGCGGGTGCCAGTGATCGGTGATCTGCCTTTCCATGCCTATGAGACCCCCGCGCAGGCTTTGGCCAATGCACGTCTTTTGATCGAGGCGGGCGCGGATGCGGTGAAGCTGGAAGGCGGGGCGGCCTTTATCCCGCAGGTGCGAGCCATTGTGGAGGCGGGGATTCCGTTTGTTGGCCACATCGGCATGCTGCCGCAGAGTGTGAAGGAAGAGGGCGGCTATAAGAAAAAGGGCAAGACGCCTGCGCAAGCGGAGCAATTGCTGGCAGATGCTCTCGCTCTGGATGCGGCGGGGGCCTGTGCCATCGTTCTCGAAAGTGTGGTGGCAGACGTGGCGGCGGAGATCACGCGCCAGATCAAGGCGACGACCATCGGCATCGGGGCAGGGAAGGAGACGGATGCCCAGGTACTGGTGACGCCGGATCTTATCGGGGCCTTCCCTTGGTTTTGCCCGCCTTTTGCCATTCCTCGTGCCAATGTGGCCGGAGAGATCCAGCGGGCGGTGAAGGAGTGGATGGAGGCTATTCAGTGA
- a CDS encoding DUF3500 domain-containing protein translates to MFRPLFASLSCALLFSVAPVHAHDAGLQMAGVADTFLHSLTPEQKAKATFKFDDEERLNWHFIPRERKGLPMKEMTPQQRLLAHALMNTGLGFRGAAKAVTIMSLEEVLYQMESAADESKRAAIREKRDPEKYFVSIFGTPDPKGTWGWRIEGHHMSLNFTIKDGELLRATPAFMGTNPGELRQGPLVGLRVLGKEEDLGRELVKSLDEAQFKTAFFNVEAPKEMLTEAAKKVDPLKPDGLADTELNAEQKAKLHEIIDEYLTRLRPEVAAETWAEIEKNGPVYFAWAGGKERGEPHYYRVQGKTFLIEYDNVQNGANHPHSVLRSFDGDFGRDILAEHYKQEHAK, encoded by the coding sequence ATGTTCCGCCCCTTGTTTGCTTCGCTCTCATGCGCCCTTCTCTTTTCCGTCGCCCCCGTCCATGCTCATGATGCGGGCCTCCAGATGGCTGGGGTCGCAGATACCTTTCTGCACTCCCTCACCCCCGAGCAAAAAGCCAAGGCTACCTTCAAGTTTGACGATGAAGAGCGCCTGAACTGGCACTTCATCCCGCGCGAGCGCAAGGGCCTGCCGATGAAGGAAATGACTCCCCAACAACGCCTGCTGGCCCATGCCCTCATGAATACCGGGCTCGGTTTCCGAGGTGCCGCTAAGGCCGTCACCATCATGTCTCTGGAAGAAGTGCTCTATCAAATGGAAAGCGCCGCCGATGAATCCAAGCGCGCTGCGATCCGTGAAAAACGCGATCCTGAGAAATACTTCGTCAGCATCTTCGGCACGCCCGATCCAAAAGGCACCTGGGGCTGGCGTATCGAGGGGCACCACATGTCCCTGAACTTCACCATTAAAGATGGTGAGTTGCTTCGGGCCACTCCCGCCTTCATGGGCACTAACCCCGGTGAACTGCGTCAGGGCCCGCTGGTCGGTCTGCGTGTGCTGGGTAAGGAAGAAGACCTCGGCCGGGAGCTGGTGAAGTCCTTGGACGAAGCCCAATTCAAGACCGCTTTCTTCAATGTGGAAGCTCCCAAAGAAATGCTGACTGAGGCCGCTAAGAAAGTGGATCCCCTCAAGCCCGATGGCCTGGCTGATACCGAGCTCAACGCCGAGCAAAAAGCCAAGCTTCACGAGATCATCGACGAATACCTCACCCGCCTGCGCCCTGAAGTGGCCGCTGAAACCTGGGCTGAGATTGAGAAAAACGGTCCCGTTTACTTCGCCTGGGCCGGTGGTAAAGAGCGTGGCGAGCCCCACTACTATCGGGTGCAGGGCAAGACCTTCCTCATCGAATACGACAACGTGCAAAACGGTGCCAACCACCCTCACAGTGTCCTGCGTAGCTTCGACGGTGACTTTGGCCGCGACATCCTGGCTGAGCACTACAAGCAAGAGCACGCGAAGTAG
- a CDS encoding GspE/PulE family protein: MYSNEEYLLELLTESGLIADRDLQQAKTTKKPTETLLECLIKTGVVSDEQVAQTVAVNSGMEYVDLNGFAVNPSLKGLVPMEVAQRYKVVPIGINGTALQVAVADPYDFETLDSLPHVLQPDLEIFCSTPALIKTVQANIYGNEIFGDAVTKSGGGASDGDAPIIKLVTNTLMEAFKNGTSDIHIEPLEKDVRVRFRIDGVLNDVEHHPKRLHSSIIARIKIMCGSMSIDEKRVPQDGRIQMAFNGKELDMRVSVIPTNNGESVVMRVLDKSSLRLGLSDLGFLSDDQDTFEKLITLPDGIVLVTGPTGSGKTTTLYACLNFINRPDRKIITVEDPVEYELAGINQVMVKEDVGMSFGAALKAILRQAPNIIMIGEIRDLETASIAIEASLTGHLVFSTLHTNDAPGSVARLADIGVKPFLIASAVRGILAQRLVRKLCSECKQPSGLSERELRSLGLEASQLFNATIMGPNGCNKCRQRGYKGRMVIAEIFKVDDEVRNMINQQLTTPQLRKRARELGMRTLREDGVRKVLAGMTTAEEVIEATMADGE, translated from the coding sequence ATGTATTCAAACGAAGAATATCTCCTGGAACTGCTGACTGAGTCAGGGTTGATCGCCGATCGCGACCTTCAACAGGCCAAAACCACCAAGAAACCGACCGAGACTCTGCTGGAGTGCCTGATTAAAACCGGGGTGGTCAGTGATGAGCAAGTCGCCCAGACGGTGGCGGTGAATTCCGGCATGGAGTATGTGGATCTGAACGGTTTTGCCGTGAATCCTTCCCTCAAGGGGCTGGTGCCGATGGAAGTGGCCCAACGTTATAAAGTGGTGCCGATCGGCATCAATGGCACCGCACTCCAGGTGGCGGTGGCTGACCCTTACGATTTCGAGACGTTGGACTCCCTGCCGCACGTGCTGCAGCCAGATCTGGAAATCTTCTGCTCCACTCCAGCGCTGATCAAGACCGTCCAGGCCAACATTTACGGCAATGAGATCTTTGGTGATGCGGTGACTAAAAGTGGCGGTGGTGCCAGCGATGGCGATGCTCCGATCATCAAGTTGGTGACCAACACCCTGATGGAGGCCTTTAAAAACGGTACCTCCGATATTCACATCGAGCCACTGGAGAAGGATGTGCGAGTCCGCTTCCGCATCGACGGTGTGCTGAACGATGTGGAGCACCATCCGAAGCGCCTGCACTCCTCCATCATCGCCCGTATCAAGATCATGTGCGGGTCGATGAGCATCGATGAAAAGCGTGTCCCGCAAGACGGTCGTATCCAGATGGCCTTCAATGGCAAAGAGCTGGACATGCGTGTTTCGGTGATCCCCACCAACAACGGTGAAAGCGTGGTCATGCGTGTGCTTGATAAGAGCAGCCTCCGCCTCGGCCTGTCCGATCTCGGTTTCCTCTCGGATGACCAGGACACCTTTGAGAAACTGATCACCCTGCCGGACGGCATCGTGCTGGTGACAGGGCCAACGGGTTCGGGTAAAACCACCACCCTCTACGCGTGCTTGAACTTCATCAACCGCCCTGACCGCAAGATCATCACCGTGGAAGACCCGGTGGAATATGAGTTGGCCGGGATCAACCAGGTGATGGTGAAGGAAGACGTGGGAATGAGCTTCGGTGCGGCCCTAAAAGCCATCCTTCGTCAGGCGCCGAACATCATCATGATCGGGGAAATTCGAGATCTCGAGACGGCGTCGATCGCCATCGAGGCCTCGCTCACCGGTCACTTGGTGTTCAGCACCCTGCATACCAATGACGCCCCGGGTTCCGTGGCTCGTCTGGCGGATATTGGCGTGAAGCCTTTCCTGATCGCTTCTGCGGTGCGCGGGATTTTGGCGCAACGTCTGGTGCGTAAACTCTGTTCGGAGTGTAAGCAGCCCTCCGGCCTGAGTGAGCGTGAACTGCGCAGCCTGGGGTTGGAAGCCAGCCAGCTGTTCAATGCCACGATCATGGGTCCCAATGGCTGCAACAAGTGCCGTCAACGTGGTTACAAAGGCCGTATGGTGATCGCTGAAATCTTCAAAGTGGATGATGAAGTCCGTAACATGATCAACCAGCAGCTCACCACACCCCAGTTGCGCAAGCGTGCCCGTGAGCTGGGCATGCGCACCCTCCGTGAAGACGGTGTGCGCAAGGTGCTGGCCGGGATGACGACGGCTGAAGAAGTGATCGAAGCCACCATGGCCGACGGTGAATAA
- a CDS encoding GspE/PulE family protein — protein sequence MTAQNVVDMLEARGVIDSGQAYDITQDAVHNGKDVLQVVLDYGLFTTEDEFWAMVAEELGAEHFDLAEFEPPPSVIGLIPAGMARLYGAFPITLDGRGLHVAFTDPLNPQLVEDLRFGLDKTVVPVVARRAQVQALIDKHYGSGAPNIDEIFGGLKDAGKGSPEVEANSAPIVKFVDLVMTQAIKERASDIHFEPFEHEFKIRYRVDGALYEMAPPPIHLATSVISRIKVMSNMNIAERRVPQDGRIKTTVNGKGVDMRVSSLPTQHGESVVLRVLDRSSVNLDLEHLGMPPYLFDYISETINKPNGIFIVTGPTGAGKTTTLYACLRRINTIDSKLLTAEDPVEYELDGVMQVPVNPAVGLTFAKALRAFLRQDPDRIMVGEMRDKETAQIAIQASLTGHLVLSTLHTNDAAGAVTRLVDMGVEPFLVAATLEGVLAQRLLRTVCKNCRMPYEPSLSILNQLNLSQSDIGGKQFYTGNGCDKCGGSGYKGRKGIYELLDVTDPIRDLVTQRAPTLALKQKAIELGMQTLREDGLRNIYDGETTIEEVLKYT from the coding sequence ATGACAGCCCAGAACGTGGTAGATATGCTGGAAGCCCGCGGTGTGATTGACAGCGGCCAGGCCTACGACATCACCCAGGACGCCGTTCACAACGGCAAAGACGTTCTCCAGGTCGTGCTTGATTACGGCCTTTTCACGACTGAAGACGAGTTCTGGGCCATGGTGGCTGAGGAACTCGGTGCGGAACACTTCGACTTGGCGGAGTTTGAGCCGCCTCCCTCTGTCATCGGTTTGATTCCTGCTGGGATGGCCCGTCTTTATGGGGCATTCCCCATCACCCTGGATGGACGTGGTTTGCATGTGGCTTTCACCGATCCGCTGAATCCCCAGCTCGTGGAGGACCTGCGTTTCGGTCTGGATAAAACTGTCGTTCCTGTCGTGGCCCGCCGTGCTCAGGTTCAGGCGCTCATTGACAAACATTATGGCTCGGGTGCCCCGAACATTGATGAAATTTTCGGCGGTCTGAAGGATGCGGGGAAAGGCTCTCCTGAAGTGGAAGCAAACTCGGCACCGATCGTCAAATTCGTCGATCTGGTGATGACTCAGGCCATCAAGGAGCGTGCCTCTGACATTCACTTCGAGCCCTTCGAGCACGAGTTCAAAATCCGGTATCGTGTGGACGGTGCGCTGTATGAAATGGCACCTCCGCCCATCCACTTGGCCACCAGTGTGATCTCTCGTATCAAGGTGATGTCGAACATGAACATCGCCGAGCGCCGAGTTCCTCAAGACGGTCGTATCAAAACCACCGTGAACGGCAAAGGGGTGGACATGCGTGTGAGTTCACTGCCCACTCAGCACGGTGAATCCGTGGTGCTTCGTGTCTTGGACCGCAGTTCAGTGAACCTGGACCTCGAACATCTGGGCATGCCGCCCTACCTATTCGATTACATTTCTGAGACGATCAACAAACCCAACGGTATTTTCATCGTCACAGGCCCTACCGGTGCCGGTAAGACCACCACCCTGTATGCTTGCCTACGTCGTATCAACACCATCGACAGTAAGCTGCTCACGGCGGAAGACCCGGTAGAATATGAGTTGGATGGCGTCATGCAGGTGCCGGTGAATCCCGCGGTCGGCCTTACCTTTGCTAAAGCTCTCCGCGCATTCCTGCGTCAAGATCCTGACCGGATCATGGTGGGAGAGATGCGTGACAAGGAAACAGCCCAGATCGCCATTCAGGCCTCGCTGACGGGACACTTGGTGCTGAGCACCCTGCACACAAACGATGCTGCCGGTGCCGTGACTCGTCTTGTGGATATGGGTGTGGAGCCTTTCCTCGTGGCCGCCACGCTGGAGGGTGTGCTTGCCCAACGTCTGCTGCGCACCGTTTGTAAAAACTGCCGCATGCCTTACGAGCCGAGCCTTTCCATCCTCAACCAACTCAACCTGTCGCAGTCGGACATTGGTGGAAAACAATTCTACACGGGTAATGGCTGTGACAAGTGCGGTGGCAGCGGTTACAAAGGCCGTAAAGGCATCTACGAACTGCTGGATGTGACCGATCCGATCCGTGACCTGGTGACCCAGAGAGCGCCGACTCTCGCCCTGAAACAAAAGGCCATCGAGCTGGGGATGCAAACTCTACGCGAAGACGGCCTGCGCAACATTTACGATGGCGAAACGACCATTGAAGAGGTGCTGAAATACACCTGA
- a CDS encoding type II secretion system F family protein — protein sequence MPKFHYIALDQNGQEVAGELDASSEAEAINLLRQSQLYPTQVAQEGRGDAAVKKRAKATTPKGKSVKAGANAKVKAKVLMIFTRQLATLIDSGLPLLRGLTVLARQEPNPIMKSTVTTIADNVQTGSTFSETLSQYPKIFNKLYINMVKAGELGGVLEIVLNRLAEYQEKAQKLKNKIVAAMVYPIIVMFIAVAIMVFLMLVIVPRFEKIFEDMLGDKNKLPELTKLVIGFSRWMGDNFLYLVAGVVVTVVGWRLYAATAGGRRAIDKLKLKLPLFGDVQKKTAISRFSRTLGTLVTSGVPILQALNITRETAGNTVVSDAITKVHDAVKEGESMVAPLESSNVFPPMVISMVDVGEETGQLPEMLLKIADVYEDEVDNAVSALTSMLEPLMIVMLALVVGVIVMALFLPLIEVIKGLSGGA from the coding sequence ATGCCGAAGTTCCACTACATCGCCCTCGATCAGAACGGTCAAGAAGTCGCCGGTGAACTCGATGCCTCCAGCGAAGCCGAGGCCATCAACCTCCTCCGTCAGAGCCAGCTTTACCCGACTCAAGTAGCCCAGGAAGGTCGGGGTGATGCAGCCGTGAAAAAGCGCGCCAAGGCCACCACCCCCAAAGGCAAGTCTGTGAAGGCTGGTGCCAATGCTAAGGTGAAGGCCAAGGTGCTGATGATTTTCACCCGCCAGTTGGCCACTCTGATCGATTCGGGTCTACCCCTTCTTCGTGGTTTGACCGTGTTGGCCCGTCAAGAGCCGAACCCGATCATGAAGAGCACCGTTACGACCATTGCTGATAACGTGCAGACGGGTAGCACCTTCTCGGAGACGCTGTCTCAGTATCCCAAGATTTTTAACAAGCTTTACATCAACATGGTGAAAGCGGGTGAGTTGGGTGGTGTGCTTGAAATCGTGCTCAACCGCTTGGCTGAATACCAAGAGAAAGCTCAGAAACTGAAGAACAAGATCGTGGCCGCGATGGTTTACCCCATCATCGTGATGTTCATCGCCGTGGCTATCATGGTCTTCCTCATGTTGGTCATCGTGCCTCGCTTCGAGAAGATCTTCGAAGACATGCTGGGTGATAAGAACAAGCTCCCCGAGCTGACCAAGCTGGTGATCGGCTTCAGCCGCTGGATGGGAGATAACTTCCTCTATCTCGTCGCTGGTGTTGTCGTGACCGTGGTCGGTTGGAGGCTGTATGCAGCTACGGCTGGTGGACGTCGTGCCATTGATAAACTGAAGCTCAAGTTGCCTCTGTTTGGTGACGTGCAAAAGAAGACCGCCATCTCTCGTTTCAGCCGCACTCTGGGCACTCTGGTCACCTCCGGTGTCCCGATTCTGCAAGCCCTGAACATCACCCGTGAAACTGCTGGCAATACCGTCGTTTCAGACGCCATCACCAAGGTGCATGACGCCGTGAAAGAAGGTGAATCCATGGTAGCCCCTCTGGAGTCCAGCAATGTCTTCCCGCCGATGGTGATCTCCATGGTGGATGTCGGTGAAGAAACCGGTCAGCTCCCAGAGATGCTTCTGAAGATTGCCGATGTGTATGAAGATGAAGTGGACAATGCGGTTTCGGCCCTCACGTCCATGCTTGAGCCTCTCATGATCGTGATGCTGGCTCTCGTAGTCGGTGTTATCGTTATGGCGCTGTTCCTTCCGCTCATCGAGGTGATCAAAGGCCTCAGCGGCGGAGCCTAG